AGACAAgcatggaaagaaaaaaaaaactgtatggAAATGAATCTGAGTGTTCTTTTCTGGCGACAGGGAAAAAAATCCTCAAATCCTTATTTTCATGTGCATTTTGCAAGATTTGTTTTGTAAATCATACTGAGAAAAGCAATTCTGGAGATCCTATGAAGTGTGAAATATATTCAGCAAGCTGCCAGTGAAAAGGTTCTAAGGGTGGAGACTCGAGCTGATAAgagaaacacaaataaaaagaggGATGGATGGTAGAAGTTAAAAAGCTGAAAGAGAAACTTGTCAGCTGTCATATCTGACCATCACAAAACTGGTTAATGGTCTTTAAAAACAAGATGGAGGGACTCGATTACCTGATTTTACTTTTGGGTGAGTACAAATGACACACACCTGTCAGATGATGTACAATTATAGATGCTATTATAccttttctttatgcaaaagaatcaaatgaaatgtaaacttCCCCGAAAGCAAtggaaatatttgtttttgtaacagGTGTCTTTTCCATTCAAGGCAGTTCTGAAAACATGGAAGGTAAAATGTTATGGTAACTAAGGTgccattagttaacattagttaatgcgtTAACTAATATTGACCATTGCTCAgcatacagtattttttaaatctttgttATTGTTGGTTAATAacatacaactgttcattgttaatttGTGTAAGCgcatatgcattaaataataactTTGGATTTTGATTTTTGAGTGTTTTGGATTGGAATATATTTCAACCCAAGTGTAATTTATTGAAACGTCACACATTGAGTCTTGACCCGCTGTCTATTCAAATGTTTTAGAGAATTTGGCATTAAAAGGAACGGCTGTACAGTCGACCACATATTACCACTGGGGAGCAGCAAACGCCATCGACGGCATCAGATACGCTCCAGGTGAAGCTTCATACTGCTCCATCACATTAAACCAGCTCAACCAGTGGTGGAGGCTGAACCTGCTGGAATATTACTACATTTACAAAGTGACCATCACCAACAGAGCCGACTGCTACTCGGAGCGCATGACTGGAGTAGAGATCCGCATCGGAAACTCTCTGGAAAACAACGGCAACAACAATCCCAGGTGAAGTTACGAAAACAGTTATTACCGCATCGGGAAAGCCAGATTTGAGCAGGTCACGTGATTGTTTCGTGGTTTCTCTCTTTCCATCTGCAGATGTGCTGTCGTCACTTCACATGTTCCACTAGGCGGTACTGTCAGTTTCAACTGCAACGGAATGGGAGGCCGTTATGTAAACATGTACCTGCCTAACATCCAGACGTTTCTCACTCTGTGTGAGGTGGAGGTTTATGGAACAGGTCATTTTTGACACCTAATTCTAGACTGTTAAGGTGCAGTCACATTActcttacaaaaattaaccatggttttagtAACCAGTGTAGTAACTGTATTGgcgtattgattaccatttgtataaccacaatGTTACCACAAATACCATGgctaaactatggttagtgtagcaaaaccatggttaatttgtggttaccatggtttaacacTAGtaacccagatagcacacgtatgtctgcaagatgtctgttaaagatctcttgatctggaaagcatctacTGTCcacaaacatctgacagacaTCTTTCAggtgtcagttttacatacgtTCTAAaccataaacatcttaaatacATCTAATATACGTCTATTTGATATCTGATAGTAAACGTccaatagacgtattgcagatgagcaaacactctaaaaataTGATTTGCAGATGTAAATGAAGACGTCAAATAGACATCTCTGTGATGTATGTGTTCTATCAGGGAAccaagttttttgttttatttgtagtaaaaccatggttaattttcgaaAGGATAGTGAAATCTCAAGTGGAAAAAATAGGCACATTCAGTGTCTATAGTGTATAGATGTATGAAGGATAGCTCACAAAAACGTGTGAATAAGATATAAGATATTTGTATcaatgcttatatatatatatatatatatatatatatatatatatatatatatatatatatatatatatataattgtattaagCAATTTAGAATTTTAGAGCACCTAACCTATCTCCAAACCttaacctacccattttatattgaatatgaaaatacataaacacaATAGACTGAAATATGCAGGGAAATGACCATTGTAGTAACcatgtaacattaaaatatgttttaacagTCGCTAATCCCACTCTAAACCTAAGCATAACTATTTCTTGaaaatatgtacagtatgaagCAAAACATTGGTAGAAAGATAAGTGCAATgacaataatttattaattgcaaaaatatcaaaaaatttgTCCAACAGAGGATGCATTGCAGCCGCAGTCTTCTCTGGTGGAATACAGTAGAGATGCAGAGCAGAAGTTgttatttgctgaaaattttaTCCAGATTATCCCGATCCACTCTTTTTCTTGTTCGATGGTCATTCACTTTTAGGATTATTGCTCCTGATGCACTCCGTGAAGGCACTCATTTCTCATTCAAACACATGGCATGTTGCAATCTGTGACGAAGCaggcgagagccaatgagcaTTTGATTTTTCTGCAGTAAAATACGTTGTAAAGCTTCTTGAAGCAGCGATTTTTGAAATTGTAACGAACGTGTTATTGCTGTTTTCGGTCGCTGCTCAGGATCGACTCGAAGATCGCCGAATAAAGGCTACAGTTTGGAACTGTTCCTCACAGTCGTATGGATTCTGAAGATTTGGATCACAGCGCATTAATAAAATTGATCCTTTTGTAATTATGTTGCATTTTTTGGTATATTTTATGGTTCTATTGTCAGACACAGCATGTCGGAGAAAACACGGCAAACaaagtaaatattatatgatAAGCAATGGTTAAACGATTGCAGAACTGTTATTCATTTAAGGGCTTAAATTGTAGTCTTATTTAACATTATACTTTTTTCGAAATGAGTTGGCAGCCAATCACATTTCATATTAAGTAAATGAGTaaacttaatttaataaaacagttGAAGACATAATGCCACAactaaatacaatataatgaaatgttaaaggggtcatatgatgctattttaaagatcattattttgtgtatttggtgtaacagaatatgttgacatgctttaatgttcaaaaaacacattatttttcaaatactgtacattattgtagttcctctatgtcccgcctctctcaaacgggtcgttttctacaaagcccctccttccaacaagtgcagtctgctctgattggccagctgacacagtgcattgtgactggccgaacaccacaagcacgcgTCAGAAATGTAACACCCCTTACCATAATCATGAGCTccagctttcaaaataaatgtaaagatcgttaataatgtccttagttttaccatcagttcaagcccgagaggggaacaTAGTCACGTGACAGAAACAGTGATGAagctcgtatgtatttgcacacAAGCCACACTCAagacagctgactccactgtgatgtaaccctgtctctctctctcacacaaacacacacgagGCGATACTCTACACAGCGCTTTAGtttgcatttgaacagtcaatagcaaatacttaaactattaacaaaacatacttacagttgCTGATTCAGAataagcgccagattgtcagaGCAAAGTCGGAATTGACCCCTTTTTGTAAGAAATAGCCTttgcacagccagccttgtactctccttggttcacaaaactgtcgtccataaaatgtgttgcacaaattcaaacatttgggttgtgctgtttaatgatTCCTAACTGCATCTACTtttggaaggccaaataaagtgcttttgcgttcgcacagaaacacacagcgtctccctgacacagctgcatcaacactactgcagtTACTGAAActacgccttctttctttgcgttaacatttgggcggcattacgtaaatatttccacatcgtgacgtagacatgtgggggcgtgtttgaatgaggcattttagcccggtctggatcagccttctcttttagatagaataaatcctcTTGTGGGAGACtatgagctttgtaactctgcagatcttatacatgcacaaataGCTACATaccacactaaagaaaaggaaaaatagaaatcgcatcatatgacccctttaatgccaTGATTTCAATATGCAATATTAATTTGTAAgcctgttcatatgtaaataatttaggtTTTAGGTGTCGTCAGTACGTCAGTATTGTACATTTAACTGCTGTAAATACGTCAGAATTGTATGTTTTAGTGCCTGCGGAAACTTAAgtaaatgtagcctatattttgtagaaaaacattttacataaaatacataggCTATGATTTCTCATGAGATTACGTTGATTTATCAGACAAGATAGAATCTGGACTGATTGTCTCCTTTCTttcttcttatttattttattattttgctaaTTTAATCAATGTTAAACTGTGCCTACATACTGGATCTGAAAGCATCAAATCAGTCAGAATATTGATGTGGATCTGCTCactgtttttgtttctgtttgacGTGCTTGTTTTGCGTTTTCCAGCTtatagaaaaaaagtgtttctgaGGATGAAATTAGCCTCCAGTGTTGACACAACTGCAGTGAACAACACATTTCTAAATCAGGCAAGGAAACGTATAAAAAGataatactattaaaatgaaatggacAAAAGTCTGGTTACACTAAACGAAACCTGCTTTAATAGCTGTGGGTGTGTTTTAGCTGCGGTCTGCTCTGGGGTTGAGTTCAGTCTCTGATGTTAAACTGTCCTGGTCAAGACTCCCCTACAGGGAAGCAACGCACAAGCAGAAGAAACCAACAAGGTAAGTGCATATTCTTCATATGTTAGTATAGGACAGGTTTATTTTTGACAGTGTGTGTAGACATTGGTTTATACTTTACTACATAAACCCTCAtatgacaaactttttttttttttttttgctctatggaaaaaatattgcatatttcTGAATCAATAATTTGATATGCAGTTAATCAGATGAATTCATGGTAAAACACACTTCCATGAATTTCAACGGGCTCTTAGGAACATGCTGGAGAATATGATTATcacaatatttgtgttttatttttcagggcTTGTGCTGATAAACGTTAATCTGGATCCACAGACTGAATCTTTCAAGCAgacattcatttataatttattttcataattcattgattttAGTTCATTGAAGTATATAGCCCAATTTTCATACAGTATgtctattatatttttatttcactaatgAACACATGGTCATTTCATCAATATAGCAGTTTATCTGAAGGACGATTCAAATTATAATCATGCACCAGTAACTACTGGcaatgcatgcatatatacccccttaaatttttcactctgttatattgcagccatttgctaaaatcatttaagttcattgttttccctcattaatgtacacacaacaccccatattgacagaaaaacacagaattgttgacatttttgcagatttattaaaaaagaaaaactgaaatatcacatggtcctaagtattcagaccctttgctcagtatttagtagaagcacccttttgatctaatacagccatgagtctttttgggaaagatgcaacaagtttttcacacctggatttggggatcctctgccattcctccttgcagatcctctccagttctgtcaggttggatggtaaacgttggtggacagccatttttaggtctctccagagatgctcaattgggtttaagtcagggctctggctgggccattcaagaacagtcacggagttgttgtgaagccactccttcgttattttagctgtgtgcttagggtcattgtcttgttggaaggtaaaccttcggcccagtctgaggtcctgagcactctggagaaggttttcgtccaggatatccctgtacttggccgcattcatctttccctcgattgcaaccagtcgtcctgtccctgcagctgaaaaacacccccacagcatgatgctgccaccaccatgcttcactgttgggactgtattggacaggtgatgagcagtgcctggttttctccacacataccgcttagaattaaggccaaaaagttctatcttggtctcatcagaccagagaatcttatttctcaccatcttggagtccttcagctgtttttcagcaaactccaTGTCTTGCAcggaggagaggcttccgtcgggccactctgccataaagccccgactggtggagggctgcagtgatggttgactctacaactttctcccatctcccgactgcatctctggagctcagccacagtgatctttgggttcttctttacccctctcaccaaggctcttctcccccgatagctcagtttggccggacggccagctctgggaagggttctggtcgtcccaaacgtcttccatttaaggattatggaggccaatgtgctcttaggaaccttaagtgcagcagaaatttttttgtaaccgtggccagatctgtgccttgccacaattctgtctctgagctcttcaggcagttcctttgacctcatgattctcatttgctctgacatgcactgtgagctgtaaggtcttatatagaccggtgtgtggctttcctaatcaagtccaatcagtataatcaaacacagctggactcaaatgaaggtgtagaaccatctcaaggatgatcagaagaaatggacagcacctgagaatatatgagtgtcacagcaaagggtctgaatacttaggaccatgtgatatttcagtttttcttttttaataaatctgcaaaaatgtcaacaattctgtgtttttctgtcaatatggggtgctgtgtgtacattaatgaaaaaaaaaaaaagaacttaaatgattttagcaaatagctgcaatataacagaggatgaaatttaagggggtctgaatactttccgtacccactgtatatagttGATAATGGGCCTATAAATACACAATTCCCTGATCAATTCTCTATGGGAAACGGTAATAATGAttcaagtaaaataaatatcgATTTTGATGATTTGATCATTAAAGGATTACAGTTTGAAGAGAGcgggaaaattaaaaaataaaagaaggtGGAGCGGCGCAGCCGGAGCAAGAAAGACCTGGAACATCAGAAGAgtctaaatattaaaatgagaaaCATAATAAAGCTGTTGCGGAAACAAGAAACATtgaataagaaaataattaaactatTAAGAGAGATGATTGATTACAGTAATTTTAATGCTGAATTACAAACTTTAGCTAGTGATATAGAATCCTTGAAACTTAAAGCTCCATCTCTAAAATTGTAGAAGGTTTCAGATGTGTTTTCAGATCACACATTTTGTTCCCAAATCTATAAGTGTTGAAGGCTGGTGATTTAGTTGCtgtatgtttatttgctttGTATAACTATGTAAAGAAAGAAGCTGCATATTCACACAATTTGTATTCTATCCATATATGGGTGTTGCTTAGTGGTTAAGACTATGTATACTTAGACTATGCTTCTAGAGgtgttacaaatatttttttcaggctaaagcagaaatgaagacattcatattttatttaaaacccCTGCATTTCTTCCACTTGAACTTTTGACACTCTGTGCTAAGTGGACTAAAGGTCTTGTGTCTTgttcatatgtgtgtgtaagaaGACTACTATATATGGGAGAGTGCAGGGAGGTCTTTTTATGAAGTTAATGCAAATTGTATGCAAGGCTATAAAGAGCCAAGGAGAGCTCCAGACGGTGAAGacttactttcattttattgcTTATGagttattatttactaataaagcGAAACCATTACAAATGGTGATGCGTTAACTTTTAAGACAAGTCTCTGAGTGATTTATTTTGGTAACCTATTATTCTGAAACTGAAAGACTTCCATCGAGCCTAAGAAGCCCGAACCCAGCTGAGCAGACTCGGACACTGGGGAAGGATTTCATATCTTCTGACCGCACTTCCTGATTTCAGAGGTGAGGGCAATTATATTGCAACTTATAAAGTTAGGAATGTGAATTAGAGGGTTTATGGTCGTTATTCGGGatatcaaatataacaaatatatatacacacacacacacacacacgtatatatttattgttacaTGTCTGCCCTTCTAGTTTCCTGTTTGCcgttatttggttttgttccggtcgttgtcattagttaatcatcgttcatcgtccccacctgatttgtattatcttgtttgctcttttgtaaACTAACAACTGGGAAGAAGTAAACTAAATgtcccaaaaacaaacaaacaaaaaagatgtccataaattaattttagtttgagacatgaaatttattttgaaaagtgaAAATACCACTAGAGCAGTGCTGAGACACCTGCGCCCCTATTTTTGAGCATTTTGTGAAAAACGACATaaccaaataaaaatgtctgtaGCTCTTGAACCCTATggtctatatttaaaaatctggtaTTGTTTGAAACTAGACACTTGAACCTTTGTTACTCTAGAGTCATAATAACTCAAAATTAGTATAGCAACAGAGTAAAACAAGGTAAAATATACATGAAAGTGACTCGTGATATCTTTTAATGAAATTCACTAAGGGAAAAATGGATGGGGCTTTGATGACAAAGGCCTGAAAACACCATAAGGATAAAGCTGAATATCTGACCATGTTTTGATTCAAATTTGAGGATGATACTCCCAAAAATGTAGATTctgtaagcttttatttaaaaaaagtctaGGCGTCCTTTCAAAAAAGCCATTTGGAGACTCCAAATGGACACCTGGTAACCAAATGACCAAATGAGTCAAaactacataataaatatatgtatatcaaTTCAGAACTGCTCTGCCCACcaaaacacacaataaaaaacTATTTCTGAACAGCATTTGTAGTGCTGACTCAGTTGGTCATATGGTTAACAGGTCTCCaaatggcattaaaaaaaaaaaaatcctaaaattttccttaaataaaactttttttaggTAAAAACTTACAGaaactacatttttatgttatttcatTTCAAGAAAAGCTTTGGAAAAGTCATTTGGATCTTTTATTTCAAGAAAAGTCTAGGAATCCTTTCAAAAAGGCTATTTA
The sequence above is a segment of the Onychostoma macrolepis isolate SWU-2019 chromosome 07, ASM1243209v1, whole genome shotgun sequence genome. Coding sequences within it:
- the LOC131543903 gene encoding fucolectin-1-like, which gives rise to MEENLALKGTAVQSTTYYHWGAANAIDGIRYAPGEASYCSITLNQLNQWWRLNLLEYYYIYKVTITNRADCYSERMTGVEIRIGNSLENNGNNNPRCAVVTSHVPLGGTVSFNCNGMGGRYVNMYLPNIQTFLTLCEVEVYGTAYRKKVFLRMKLASSVDTTAVNNTFLNQLRSALGLSSVSDVKLSWSRLPYREATHKQKKPTRACADKR